A region from the Macrobrachium nipponense isolate FS-2020 chromosome 47, ASM1510439v2, whole genome shotgun sequence genome encodes:
- the LOC135204657 gene encoding gastrula zinc finger protein xLCGF3.1-like: MESGGHLLLSSIKQENETMEEDLPVVSATDSSSSFMESCIEIKAEPDAQPEFIGPDKIDVKYPCKTSVKLERDPLSFDEEYVKEIKEDVDVQVSETPKDIHEISFVSCGELLEPERPSESCGNGARSRDLALAGKKVFTCSECQRPFTHLSHLKEHMRNHTGEKPFLCTECPSRFSRSSTLKIHLRTHTGEKPYTCAECQSRFLTSSHLRRHMRIHTRENAPRAPVKKKAPRAPVKKSYACTVCESRFPFPYRLKLHMRMHTGRNLSPARSVRAASPAPAPCSNTCALNTGEKPFTCVECQTSFTT; this comes from the coding sequence ATGGAATCTGGAGGTCATTTACTGTTGTCCTCAATCAAACAGGAAAATGAGACCATGGAAGAAGACCTGCCTGTGGTCAGTGCCACTGACAGCTCTTCTTCATTCATGGAATCCTGCATTGAAATCAAGGCAGAGCCGGACGCTCAGCCGGAATTCATAGGTCCTGATAAGATCGATGTGAAGTATCCATGCAAGACCTCAGTCAAGCTTGAGAGAGATCCGCTGAGCTTTGACGAAGAGTACGTTAAGGAGATTAAGGAAGATGTTGACGTACAGGTGAGTGAGACTCCAAAGGACATCCACGAAATATCCTTTGTCTCGTGCGGGGAACTGTTGGAACCGGAACGGCCTTCAGAAAGCTGCGGAAATGGGGCCAGAAGTAGAGATCTGGCGCTTGCCGGGAAGAAGGTGTTTACCTGCTCTGAGTGCCAGAGGCCATTCACTCACTTAAGCCACTTAAAGGAACACATGAGGAACCACACAGGTGAGAAGCCCTTCCTGTGCACTGAATGCCCCAGCAGGTTCTCAAGGTCGAGCACCCTCAAGATCCACTTGAGAACCCATACTGGGGAGAAGCCCTACACTTGCGCGGAGTGCCAGAGTCGTTTCTTGACATCGAGCCACCTCAGGAGGCACATGAGGATCCACACAAGGGAGAATGCACCCAGGGCCCCTGTGAAGAAGAAGGCACCCAGGGCCCCTGTGAAGAAGTCCTATGCCTGCACGGTGTGCGAGAGTCGCTTCCCCTTTCCCTACCGCCTGAAGCTCCACATGAGAATGCACACAGGGAGAAACCTTTCACCTGCGCGGAGTGTAAGAGCTGCTTCACCAGCTCCAGCTCCTTGTTCAAACACATGCGCACTAAACACGGGGGAGAAACCCTTCACCTGCGTTGAGTGCCAGACCAGCTTCACAACCTGA